One genomic region from Vicia villosa cultivar HV-30 ecotype Madison, WI unplaced genomic scaffold, Vvil1.0 ctg.001319F_1_1, whole genome shotgun sequence encodes:
- the LOC131634592 gene encoding putative F-box/LRR-repeat protein 23: protein MASTGLSPVMAIENLNISPKPNWLELPRDITKNILQRLGTLEIVTSASVVCSLWWNICKDPLMWSTNDMFTGITIDEITDLFQPDSYFENFSRLEKICHYAVDRSCGHLKNLYINKFGTDDLLRHIAQSASHLRSMRLEKCYDISTAAFYEVVKNQPFLEELDIFHSFYEETEFFEHIGQSCPVLKSLKFSPYIETLDSKSDDVAFTIAKTMPKLRHLAILNNGLTNNGLLAILDGCPLLESLDVRGCLYLDLDGSLNQRCSEQIKELRFPSDSIDNKFKFDDYAIHVQLRMCSDLDDFDLSLVDQIQEII, encoded by the exons ATGGCTTCTACTGGTTTGAGTCCTGTAATGGCAATCGAGAATCTTAACATCTCACCAAAGCCAAACTGGCTTGAACTTCCCAGAGACATAACAAAGAACATACTGCAGAGACTTGGTACACTTGAAATAGTTACAAGTGCATCGGTTGTCTGCTCTCTCTGGTGGAACATTTGCAAAGACCCTCTCATGTGGTCCACCAATGACATGTTTACCGGTATCACCATTGACGAGATCACTGATCTCTTTCAGCCAGATTCTTACTTTGAAAATTTCAGCAGATTAGAAAAGATTTGTCACTATGCTGTTGATCGAAGTTGCGGTCATCTCAAAaacttatatattaataaattcgGAACCGATGATCTCCTCCGTCACATTGCTCAAAG TGCAAGTCACCTGAGATCCATGAGGCTAGAAAAATGCTATGACATTTCAACTGCAGCATTctatgaagttgtgaagaatcaGCCATTCTTAGAAGAGCTTGATATTTTCCACAGTTTTTACGAAGAAACAGAATTTTTTGAACATATAGGCCAAAGTTGTCCGGTTTTGAAATCGCTGAAATTTAGCCCTTATATTGAGACACTAGACAGTAAGTCCGACGATGTTGCATTTACTATCGCAAAAACAATGCCTAAGCTGCGCCAtcttgcaattttgaacaatgggCTAACTAACAATGGATTGCTAGCTATTTTAGATGGATGTCCTCTTCTTGAGTCTCTTGATGTTCGAGGATGCCTTTATCTCGATTTGGATGGAAGTTTGAATCAAAGATGCAGTGAACAGATCAAAGAATTAAGATTTCCATCTGATTCTATAGATAATAAATTTAAGTTTGATGATTATGCTATCCATGTGCAGTTGAGAATGTGTTCTGATTTAGATGATTTTGATTTGTCTTTGGTAGATCAGATTCAGGAAATAATTTGA